Proteins from a single region of Chitinophagales bacterium:
- a CDS encoding carotenoid biosynthesis protein, with protein MIPQKLKYQLALFLAILFHVSGCIGILFTPYKDWFVQNTSLNLLLMLALLIWVQEDKDWRFWFFAILAFATGMITEMIGVNTGLLFGNYAYGDVMGVKWNGVPLLIGVNWFVVVFSAGTIMQLMHDWVRNRVGPDAWSESSIWQTVSLLLDGALLATFFDWIMEPVAMKLGFWNWKDAQIPFYNYVCWFVISLLLLVAFRYLKPERNNQFALHLLIIQALFFLTLRTYL; from the coding sequence TTGATTCCGCAGAAACTGAAATATCAGCTTGCTTTATTTCTAGCCATTCTCTTTCATGTTTCCGGCTGTATCGGTATACTGTTCACACCCTATAAAGATTGGTTTGTACAGAATACATCATTGAACTTATTGCTCATGTTGGCTTTGCTAATCTGGGTACAGGAAGATAAGGATTGGCGTTTTTGGTTTTTCGCAATCTTGGCGTTTGCAACAGGTATGATTACTGAGATGATTGGCGTGAATACTGGCTTATTGTTTGGCAATTATGCATATGGTGATGTGATGGGTGTTAAATGGAACGGAGTGCCTTTATTAATTGGTGTGAATTGGTTTGTGGTAGTCTTCTCAGCTGGTACCATTATGCAGCTAATGCATGATTGGGTAAGAAATCGGGTTGGACCAGATGCATGGAGTGAGAGCAGCATCTGGCAAACTGTCTCACTTTTATTGGATGGCGCTTTATTAGCCACTTTCTTCGATTGGATTATGGAACCCGTAGCCATGAAACTGGGTTTCTGGAATTGGAAAGACGCCCAGATTCCTTTCTATAATTATGTCTGCTGGTTTGTGATTAGTCTTTTATTATTAGTGGCTTTCCGCTACCTGAAACCTGAGCGTAACAACCAATTCGCACTACATTTGTTAATTATACAGGCATTGTTTTTCCTGACTTTAAGAACTTATCTATGA